Proteins found in one Lysinibacillus fusiformis genomic segment:
- a CDS encoding ATP-binding cassette domain-containing protein, with translation MTDKEVLVEVKHLSVVFGKGKNKFTAIDDVSFHIFKGETFGIVGESGSGKTTIGRAIMRINEVTEGQILYHGKSIQGKIPKDWDREITQKIQMIFQDPMASLNERAKVDYIISEGLYPSKKYKDEAERQQKVRAALLNVGLLPEFSSRFPHEFSGGQRQRIGIARALVMEPEFIIADEPISALDVSIRAQVLNLLASLQQRKHLTYLFIAHDLSIVRFITDRTAVIYKGKIVELAETEKLFVHPLHPYTRALLSAVPEPNPYKEREKVVEVYDPSQHRYEENPPSFVEIEEGHFILANEEELAHYRTSLKREGKV, from the coding sequence ATGACTGATAAAGAGGTGCTAGTAGAAGTAAAACATTTATCCGTTGTTTTTGGCAAAGGAAAAAATAAGTTTACAGCGATTGATGATGTCAGCTTTCATATTTTTAAAGGTGAAACATTTGGCATTGTAGGTGAATCAGGCTCAGGGAAGACAACAATTGGTCGAGCGATTATGCGCATCAATGAGGTCACAGAGGGACAAATTTTGTACCATGGCAAAAGCATACAGGGCAAAATCCCGAAAGATTGGGATAGAGAAATTACACAGAAAATCCAAATGATTTTTCAGGACCCAATGGCCTCCCTAAATGAACGAGCAAAAGTGGATTATATTATTTCGGAAGGACTGTACCCTTCTAAAAAATATAAGGATGAGGCAGAGCGTCAGCAAAAGGTTCGAGCTGCTTTATTAAATGTAGGGCTACTGCCAGAGTTCTCCAGTCGGTTTCCGCACGAATTTTCAGGTGGACAGCGCCAGCGAATTGGCATTGCCCGCGCCTTAGTGATGGAGCCTGAATTTATCATTGCGGATGAGCCCATCTCTGCTTTGGACGTATCCATTCGAGCGCAAGTATTGAATTTATTAGCAAGCCTGCAGCAGCGTAAACATTTAACGTATTTATTTATTGCCCATGATTTATCGATTGTCCGTTTTATTACCGATCGTACAGCGGTCATTTATAAGGGGAAGATTGTGGAGCTAGCGGAAACAGAAAAGCTTTTTGTCCATCCGCTGCATCCTTATACAAGGGCACTGTTATCAGCAGTACCAGAGCCAAATCCCTATAAGGAGCGGGAGAAAGTTGTAGAGGTGTATGATCCGTCACAGCATCGTTATGAGGAAAATCCCCCTTCATTCGTTGAAATTGAGGAAGGTCATTTTATTTTAGCCAATGAAGAGGAACTAGCCCATTATCGTACTTCACTGAAAAGGGAGGGAAAGGTATGA
- a CDS encoding S66 peptidase family protein, with product MIRPTALKKGDTIGLISASGATPPEKLQPAIATIEKLGLNVVVGETCHARHGYLAGTDDLRAADVHRMFGDPTINGIFCIRGGYGATKILAQLDFDMISANPKVFAGYSDVTALHIAFNQLCGFVTYHTPMPSTEFIRQEMDDYTWQSFIQQIMANEKTEFYLENPSNQPMSTLVTGRATGQLIGGNLTLVTASLGTSYEIDTRDKILFLEDIDETEQRVDRMLTQLKLAGKLDDVAGILLGAWTNCGPENPEKPAHCLSLQTIFQEILVPLGKPIIAELTCGHCLPTMSLPLGRTVTMDADNQRIQVVE from the coding sequence ATGATTCGTCCAACGGCATTGAAAAAAGGTGACACAATTGGTCTTATTAGTGCTTCTGGAGCCACACCACCAGAAAAGCTGCAGCCTGCTATTGCGACTATTGAAAAGCTAGGACTGAATGTGGTGGTTGGGGAAACCTGTCACGCAAGACATGGCTATTTAGCAGGCACTGATGATTTACGGGCAGCGGATGTTCATCGTATGTTTGGAGATCCAACGATTAATGGCATTTTTTGTATACGTGGGGGCTATGGGGCGACGAAAATTTTAGCGCAATTAGACTTTGACATGATTAGCGCCAATCCAAAAGTATTTGCGGGCTATAGTGATGTGACCGCTTTACATATAGCTTTTAATCAGCTATGTGGCTTTGTAACCTATCATACACCGATGCCATCCACGGAATTTATTCGACAGGAGATGGATGACTATACATGGCAGTCGTTCATTCAACAGATTATGGCGAATGAAAAAACGGAGTTCTACCTAGAAAATCCCTCTAACCAGCCCATGTCCACACTTGTTACTGGAAGAGCCACAGGTCAGCTCATCGGTGGCAACCTAACATTAGTGACGGCTTCACTTGGCACATCTTATGAAATTGATACACGAGATAAAATTCTGTTTTTAGAAGATATCGATGAAACGGAGCAACGGGTGGATCGTATGCTGACACAATTAAAACTGGCAGGAAAGCTAGATGACGTGGCAGGCATTTTATTGGGAGCTTGGACAAATTGTGGACCTGAAAATCCCGAAAAGCCAGCACATTGCTTATCATTACAAACTATTTTTCAAGAAATTCTAGTGCCTCTAGGGAAGCCAATTATTGCCGAGTTGACATGTGGTCATTGCTTACCAACGATGTCGCTACCTTTAGGTAGAACTGTCACGATGGATGCGGACAATCAGCGCATCCAAGTGGTTGAGTAG